The Engystomops pustulosus chromosome 1, aEngPut4.maternal, whole genome shotgun sequence genome has a window encoding:
- the LOC140076690 gene encoding claudin-22-like, producing the protein MAVNHRIKLQYGAIFFALLGCVLTCVSTFVPLWKNLNLDLNEMEIWNTGLWQTCVVQDEGGMQCKDFDSFLALPFPLQMARILMFLSDGLGIIGVIVSTICLECLKFGERDSKRKLSLLGGTLLLLAGIAALIPVSWIAYDTVQEFWDETIPEIVPRWEFGEAMFMCWFGSFFLIFGGSLLFCSIPSTNDKPSVNYVDKPIPGYPLYRPASVQSRPDLII; encoded by the coding sequence ATGGCTGTCAACCACAGGATAAAGCTGCAATATGGTGCAATATTTTTTGCATTGCTTGGATGTGTCCTCACCTGTGTAAGTACATTTGTGCCACTGTGGAAAAACCTGAACTTAGATCTGAATGAGATGGAGATCTGGAATACTGGGCTGTGGCAGACGTGTGTGGTGCAGGATGAAGGTGGCATGCAGTGCAAAGACTTTGACTCATTTTTGGCATTGCCATTCCCTCTCCAGATGGCAAGGATTCTGATGTTCCTATCTGACGGTTTGGGGATTATTGGGGTCATAGTTTCTACCATATGTTTGGAATGTCTCAAGTTCGGAGAACGAGACTCAAAAAGGAAGCTATCACTACTTGGTGGAACTTTACTGTTGCTGGCAGGCATCGCTGCACTAATTCCAGTTTCTTGGATAGCTTATGATACAGTCCAAGAATTTTGGGATGAGACAATCCCAGAAATTGTTCCAAGATGGGAGTTTGGAGAAGCTATGTTCATGTGCTGGTTTGGCTCTTTTTTCCTAATATTTGGGGGCTCACTCTTGTTTTGTTCAATCCCTTCTACAAATGACAAACCAAGTGTTAACTATGTGGATaaacctattcctggatatccgTTATATCGACCTGCATCTGTACAAAGTAGACCGGATCTGATCatctaa